Proteins encoded in a region of the Polynucleobacter antarcticus genome:
- the def gene encoding peptide deformylase translates to MALLTVLCYPDPRLLRVAKPVAQVDARIKQIVADMAQTMYDAPGVGLAATQVDIHEQIIVIDVSENQDGLLVFINPELVWVSPEKKSWREGCLSVPEYYDEVDRPAIVRVKALDRNGKEFEVEADGLLAVCIQHEMDHLKGKVFVEYLSFLKRNRISLKMKKRAKELIGQR, encoded by the coding sequence ATGGCTTTATTAACCGTCCTTTGTTATCCAGATCCACGCCTACTTCGGGTTGCAAAACCGGTAGCGCAGGTAGATGCGCGCATTAAACAAATAGTGGCTGATATGGCTCAGACTATGTATGACGCACCGGGGGTCGGCTTAGCAGCCACGCAAGTCGATATTCATGAACAAATTATTGTGATTGATGTGTCAGAGAATCAAGATGGCCTGCTGGTTTTTATTAATCCTGAATTAGTTTGGGTAAGTCCAGAGAAAAAATCTTGGCGCGAGGGTTGCCTCTCGGTGCCTGAATATTATGATGAGGTAGATAGGCCAGCGATTGTGCGCGTGAAAGCACTTGATAGAAATGGTAAAGAATTTGAAGTAGAGGCAGATGGCTTATTGGCCGTTTGCATACAACATGAAATGGATCATCTCAAAGGGAAAGTTTTTGTCGAGTACTTATCTTTTTTGAAGCGCAATCGTATCTCCCTAAAAATGAAAAAGCGCGCTAAAGAATTAATAGGTCAGCGCTAA
- the fmt gene encoding methionyl-tRNA formyltransferase: MKIVFAGTPEFAAHAMRAILDAGHDIVLALTQPDRRSGRGMHLQASPVKIVAQEKNIPILQAVTLKQNHPNQKKSVEAQEAYQHLSTVDFDAMVVVAYGLILPQDILDLAEKNGRYGCFNIHASLLPRWRGAAPIQRAIESGDRQTGVSIMQMDAGLDTGGVVLKKALDISSEETSASLHDRLAQLGAALMVQTLSSLEQDKSLTATPQPLDGVTYAEKIQKSEAEIDWGMSAEKIDYCIRAFNPFPGSTSFLNGEPIKLWNSRLGSDQAMMHTKKPGTILSMSSDGVLVQCGQGVIEILEMQKPSGKKLAASVCIGPGLVESVFGQ, from the coding sequence ATGAAAATTGTTTTTGCAGGTACCCCAGAATTTGCTGCCCATGCCATGCGCGCTATCTTAGATGCTGGCCATGACATTGTTCTCGCACTCACGCAGCCAGATCGTCGATCTGGAAGAGGTATGCATTTGCAGGCAAGCCCAGTAAAAATAGTGGCCCAAGAAAAAAATATTCCCATATTGCAAGCAGTAACCCTAAAGCAGAATCATCCAAACCAAAAGAAAAGCGTTGAAGCGCAAGAGGCATATCAACATCTATCTACTGTAGATTTTGATGCGATGGTGGTAGTTGCATATGGCTTGATTCTGCCGCAAGACATTTTGGATCTAGCTGAAAAAAATGGCCGCTATGGTTGCTTTAACATTCATGCATCGCTGTTGCCGCGCTGGCGTGGCGCTGCTCCGATTCAGCGGGCTATTGAAAGCGGTGATCGCCAGACGGGCGTGAGCATTATGCAAATGGATGCCGGTTTAGATACGGGAGGCGTCGTATTAAAAAAAGCGTTGGATATTTCTTCGGAGGAGACCAGCGCATCATTGCATGATCGCTTAGCTCAATTAGGCGCTGCTTTGATGGTGCAGACACTCAGTAGCTTGGAGCAAGATAAATCGTTGACGGCAACCCCACAGCCACTTGATGGAGTGACTTATGCAGAAAAGATCCAAAAGAGTGAAGCAGAAATAGATTGGGGCATGAGCGCAGAAAAAATTGATTACTGTATTCGTGCATTTAATCCCTTCCCAGGTTCAACAAGTTTTTTAAATGGTGAACCCATAAAATTATGGAACTCTCGCCTAGGTAGCGATCAAGCCATGATGCACACTAAGAAGCCGGGCACGATTTTAAGTATGAGCAGTGATGGGGTATTGGTGCAGTGTGGCCAGGGCGTAATTGAAATTTTAGAAATGCAAAAACCCAGTGGGAAAAAATTGGCAGCAAGTGTTTGTATTGGCCCCGGCTTGGTTGAGAGTGTATTTGGGCAATGA